The genomic stretch TGATTTCAAGCATTAGAATCCCGAGTGGGTTTTATTATATTGTATTATAAATGTACATATAAAAAGCTTTTGGTATAATCTGGACATAACTTGGCTGCAGAACCAGACACTATTTAaaattcttgcatttcttttgagAATTATCTGTGTTCATTAGAACACTTTGTGAAAACAgagtaaaatattaattaaaacaaaatgcagatgTTTATTCTTAATCattaaaaactttttcctgCATCACATACATCATCTGAATGtaatacagaagaaaactatctatgtgaaatttctgaaaattaaaaatgaagttttaactTGAAAAGTGGTCTTGATACAGGACCTTTGAGAAACATCACTTTTCCTGATAGCTGGTATTTCCTGGTACTTTtggcaaacttttttttatgtcATGTGCCAGAATCCTCTTTTGACCACTCAGACAAAATACTGCCTCTTCCTCTCAGCCCCCAGGATTTTCCTTAGCTCTTTACTGCCACTGCTGCTGGTTTAGCTGAAACAGGGGACAGCAGTAGTGGCAGCATCTGGAAGAGGATGCTAGGGCCCTGCTGAAGTGTTGCTGAACAGTTTTGTTCGATGGTTCTGGCTTGAATCCTATCTTGGCCGTTTCTGCTCTAAAATGATACTTCACATTTTAACCCATGGCTGGCTTTTATGACCATCCTCTAAAGATTACACTTAAAAGACTAAGCTTAAAAgattatgctttattttttatataacaTAATACCTCATTATTTTAACTAatgaataaaaaacaaaagaaaatgtcttcaatGACCTCTAGTAGGATGAAGTTGTAGGTGTTTCTTTGCATTTACCCACATTTCTTCTTGGCACTCATTTGTTTTGGTATGTTAGCACTTACACATAAAGAACATGCATATATACATTGAGCCCCACGAGAAAATATGACCATTTGTTTTTATGCAACACTAatttatgatttaatttttagtgATACTTATTAAATCTCTATATACAAAAATGGCATGGTAAGAAAAGTGCACATTGATTTCTGCACAGCAGGGGGAGATATAGTCTATagaaaagaaaggttttaaattaaaaataaaattacaaagttACCAGACAGATACTTTTTTAAGCAGTCTAAATAGTTAACCTTCTACTGTTACTGTTAAATCCTAACTTAGGCACTACTGCTTTGAAATTTATGTGGGTACCAACAGTTTAAAACCACGCAATCATACCTTAAAGATTGAACGGACTGATTTGTAGGTACTTGTTTAAGAATaatcaagcaaacaaaaaaataggaAAGCTACTTTTTATGATATGTGAAGAAGAAAGACTACTTACATGAATTGCATTATAAAGCCTGTAAGCAAAGTAGGAAGGCTTGTCACGAACACAGAGAACTAGGGGAGAAAAGTTGCAACAGTAAACATAAGATTGTTATAAAATCAATTTTGTTGGCTTTAGGGTCCCTGAAATACAAAGCTGGGTAGTGCTATCCGTGACTCAGCTTAAAATTAAGCTACCAGTTTTCACAAACATgactataattttaaaagtctggtACTTATTTTGGGTGAGTACTTATTACCGTTGCCTTGAAGGGCTTATTAAATATCAGTGAATACATTCACATGACATCTCTTGTAGAAATATTATTATCCTTATTCtataaatggaaaacaaaggcaTATAAAGCTTGGAACTTATTTATACCACTCAAGTCCTGAAAAATTTGCCTATTATTTAATATGTGTACAATCAGTTGATAAAGCAGTTATCATTGATCACACAAAATTTGTTACCAAATAAAGAACAGATACTAGTTCTGCTCAGTCAGAATCTAATGCTGCAAATATACATTTTTAGGTTTACACAAACATGGAAAAGTAGTTCAAATATTCTTTTCTAATTATCTCTGAAAATTTAATTCACAATATAGGAGAGTAAAGTGgataaaaatatcagaaaaataatattcttgATGCATCAGGGATACCATATTAGATATTTATTAAGAGATTACTGCTAgtataaatgaatatttttacattacCTATTGCAACCAGTAATTCTTGAAAGTATCCATCATAACATTCGTTAATGGCATCTACTATGTCTTGCCCAGAGATATTTTGGAACTCCTGGAAgacttggggggaaaaaaaatactggtttattCTAGTTTATTGATAAAGATCAACTCaccttttatttcctgcttCCCCCCAGTACTATAAATATcgagtttatttttttccctatttattCTCAGTGTTTCATTATGTTTATATCCCCCAGGTAAGGCAATCTAAATGAGTAGCCTGAAACCTGGCTTCCAGGACATTCTGTCTCTGGGTTCTCCAGTATACAGTATAAAATGAATGTACACCAAAGCCTCTGTTTCACTGTAAGCTCTAATAAATTCTCTATCTAGTGACTTCTGTTTACAAAACTTGGAAGAATGTCATGTCATTAAGACAACTTCCTTGCTCAGCTTGGCTAAAGTTGGCCAGAGATTCACAGATTGTGACAAGAAGCCATGGCATGACATGTATACCACATCAGTATCCAGGCATGGACACTCTGGATAATGCAGGTATCCAGACTTATACATACAAATACACAGAGCGTGCTTAATTCTTTAGGTAAGGAGGAAAATTTTCGACTCACTGCCCGCTACAAACCTTACAGAGGGCTGTATTACAGGCAGAGCCCTCAAATCTCTTGTCAGAGAAAGAGAGTAGAACATAAGCAGGTGTGTTACATTATGTTAATCCTGTCATCACCAGCCTTACTGAAGTCATGATAGAATTAACTTGTTGATCCATGACAACAAAGTAGTTCTAAGCTACTGTTAGAATAAGAAATATAACTGGCTGCACAGTGATAAACTTGTCAGCAAACAGACTGTTTTTCCACTGCAGAGCAAAAGACATCTCAAACTTGTCACCAAACAGATACAACAGGTTTCTTTTCTACAGTGGAAGATCTCTATGATCTCATATAATTTTCTTGCAATCTGTAATTATGTCTGAttatctattttaaataaaaatgtcccATTacatgtctgtgtgtctgttcATTGTGACAGAGCGAATGCGGACCCTGAAGTGCTCGCATCAAAAACTTCTTTGAAACTTCCATGGAAAAGCTTCAACACAGCAATGTGTTTTCACATACAGACATTTGTTGAAAATACTCCAACTGCCTCTCCCCAGGTGTTTCCACTCATAGCAAAGAGTTActtaggaaaaatgaagaaaatagttAAGAAAAATCTGCCTCATCCTGTTGTGTTGTGTGTAAATGCAGTACAGCCACAGCCTATGCCTTTCTTTGGTCatgcattcttctctctttctgttaTTAGGCATCCTGATGTCTGTCTGTTCTGTCTACAGCTGTCTGTAGTCATCAGGCAAAGTTCAGTTTTGCTTTACTTCCAAAATCCCATTAACATCAGTGGGAGTCTGAGAGCTCCAACAGTTCACATTTAGGTTTCAGGCTAATACCCTGCTGCACACTGAGGTTCTTGGTATGTAAACCATGGTTTTATTAGCAagtcaggtttttcttttccactctgTGTTCAAACAGCTGAACCTTTGGATTACCCATCCACAACTGCTGGTAACTCTTGTTGCAGAGAATCATTTGCAGCATGTTTTTGTGTTCGCCTGTTTTCTGCTGACATGCTTCCCATAGAATCTAATAtaccagaaaaaggaaaaaaaatgcaaaatattttaagttaagTCCTAAATCACCTgtcaaaatatgtatttgttcctttttttatgaTTGAGAAGCTCACATTTGACCATATTTACCATTGCATCCTGAGCAGCTGTAGAAGGATCTGCATATCCTTCCATTCTTGTtccctggggggaaaaaagatacattttcttcaaaagttAGATCCTAAGAGGCTGTAGAAATATACAGGTGTCTCTATATGAAGGTACATTTCATTTCTTGAGATAACACATATGGTCTTTTAGATTGGATCAGTGTATTCAATGGCTGAATTTGCAACTGTAGAAAATACCTTTAAGTTGGCATGTTATGTCTTAATTTCCTCTAAGTAGAGGAACTCTGGAATGACAAACGGTCttgtgagaggaaaaaatagggGTAGTGGATAAACCTATCCcatttttagtttcattttaaataagctTTTACCTTACCACTACCATCCCACCACCATTTCCAGTATTATGGATGTTATATTGCTCACTATAATATGTAACTATGAGGGGAAAACATTTGCTATCCACTGATTATTTCTTATCAATATGCATAGTGCCAGAAGAattttttctcaaatttttttctctctgcccaAACTGTAGGAGCAAGCACATCAAATAACGGAGATTTTGCTTGCTTATAATCTTTGTCTAAAATTAAGATCCAAGACTAGGAAATTGTTTAACAACTTTGATACGTAAACCACAGAAGAATACTTCTAATTTTCCCATACATTTAATAGCTTTTAGTTACACAAATCAAGCTGATATGCTTTAGTAAACATGCTATGATCTGAATTATATAGTTAGAGAAAAGCACACAACTTTTGGAATTGCTTTTTTAACCATAATCATCTTGTAAGGATACAAATCAGCCCTGGTTGCACAACGCTTGAGTGTCTCAATCTGCATGTAATCACTGCCTTAATGGTACATGTTTGAAGCAATTTACTTTAGTTTAAAATTTACGGTCATTTTACCCTATATGTGAAAGGGAGGATTAAAGTTATGTATTGGCTGTCGACTTGTAGAATGACTGATTTGTAGCTCTTtcctattaaaaatgtaaatttatattttaattaaattgtaaGAATTTCACACAGTGGAATTTCTaggaaaaagataaattacTTGAAGGAAATTATGCTGGAATGATTACATAAAGTTACATACacaagaaaacacaggaaaaaaagacagacaaggaAGCAGTAAAGTAAGTTAAATAATGCTCTACATGAGTCAAATGCCCACTTTCCCCAGTAACATTTAACCGTGACTACTCTTGGCATAGTTTTGCTGGAGAATTCCACAATAtgtatgattattttttaaactgtagaaAATGATCATATTTCAATTAATAACTGCAAAAAAGAGAATTAGAATAAAAATCTGCTTGTCTCATACTAGAATATTAATTAGCCTGAATTTGTAACTTTGTTAATTTATTTAGGAAGGACTATAATGTTTAACTTCTAATCTGCCTCAGTGTGGACATTAAAACTGTAAATACCACACTATAGCAATTGAATAGTTTGCTCTCCATATGTGAAGCACATTTACTTCTATCTGTAGTCAGCTGTGTGTGTCATCAATCCCAAgatttaatagaaataaaagcaaagggtGTCTGAAAAAAGCATTGGATGCATTGGAAATATCGCTATAGCATAATCTTCTGTAAGTTGCATGGTACTAGAACTAGAAAGgatatattttaatgaaatatcaTTGAGTTTTAATATAAGATCATATCCAAACATGGATGATTCAACTAACAGTCTTAAGTGTACAGTATAACTGAGTAAAGTTGGAATTTCCTGCAACTCTTCTTTATCTTGAGAAAAATAGCAGTTAGATCTCGTTAACTAAGTTGTTGCTGATTTCAGGCCTCTTCATCAATATCTGTGGTTTAAGATAATAAGGGCTAATAATGTAGTCtcagataatttattttaaatttgttctTTTGACAAGTAAAATGTGTCCCATGGTTTTAATAAAGATGAGAAGTGAGGTTGCTTAACCTGTAGCTCTTAATTTTTAAGTGAGgaagaattttctttattagggggaaaaaacatccaacattagaaaaaaagatttcctgtTTATAGCTTCTACATTTGAAACCTCTGCTCTTTATCTCTGTACCTCAGTGAAGCCTGCTGCTATTTCAAATCTTAgtaagaaacactttttccccgggcacatatatataaaaatatggaTATACCTTATGTATGCAGTTATGTCTTGGCAGTCCTTTTGTCATTATTTGTTACTCTGGTTtacaaaagatttttaagatAATGAGCACAGTGACTACAATGAGAATGGGAACTCATGATCTGGCAAGGATGACCAACTTTGTTGCATAAAACTACAAATTGGTAAAACCGCAAAAGTTGGTGTGTGATAGTGACAATTTGTTTGCCTGCGTGCAAACATACTGTGATTTAGCCTATGCAGTAGCACAAAGAACATCATGTTTAAAGCAGAGAACTGTTTAATACTTTCTTTCATAGTCAAATGTGGATATATCTCCGTTTTTACACAATGCCTAGACTGGATTATGAACCATATATTCtaacaacagagaaaacagagctttaaaaatggaaaatctcATTTGTACATGCAAGTAGACTCTTTCTGAGATGAGACAGACTGAGCAGAGGGTCAGCAGTTGAATATCCAAGGACTCAATAAAATAGTCTGTTGACCTTTGCCTCCATCTGAAAGCCAAAGTCAAAGTCAAAGTAGATGAAGGAATTCAAGTTCTcattctcttctgctttccacCCTCTCTTGTTCAAAAATGTAGCCCTCTTGAACTAGCTTTAACCACAGTCACCTTAAAATTTAAGACTTCTCAAACAGTATCAAAAGTTACTATGaattttttagaaatgtaagTCTTACTACTTGCTTTTACTGTACCTGAGCAAGGTTCATGAGCGTATCTCTGAAGTGACCTGAAGTCTCAGAATCGATGTCTTGTTGGAGATCATTATTATATTCTAGGTGAAAACAAAAACGTATAATCTAAATCACAAATAAACATGCTCTGAATACTACTAATGAAGATTTAACAAACAGAGGATAAATAAATAGGGTGCAAATACTTGTCCATTTTCTCTGGTGATTATTCTACAGTAACCTGTCCAGGTTCTGCACAGACCtagccatggggctggcaggTCTGCCTGGGCCCTGCCAaggggctctgccctgctggGGGGCCTCAGCCACTGCCCCGGCTCACCAGTCCACGCACCCACGGGCGCAGCCCCAtcgttgctgctgctgtgtggtgGTGGGATACTCAGAAATGCCCCATCAAGGCAGGTGAGTGGAGTGTCCAGCCTGAGTAAGCACTTTTTGAAGGAAAACGGCTTGTGTAGTTTTTTGAACAAAGTGTGCAAAAGTTTCTGAAAATCCGAAAATGTGGCTGCCAGGTATTTCAGATGTCATAGGCAGCAATACCTCTCAAAAATACTGTGATGTATTTTCAACTTTAAACATTTTGCTTCAGCCTTTTGTATGTAGTtatgggagaggagggggaagggaacCAGTTAGTATTGAGAAGTCATTTTTGTAGTTCAGTTTCTTCATGTGTGCTAATACATCCAGAGCATGCATAGTACAACTGCTGCTGTGCACTTGTAAAAAACATTACGCATTAAGTAGGCTTCTTTCATCTGGAAGATCTCCATATTTGATCTTGAGGCTAATATGTCAAttagacatttttcttctgtgtctaCTCCCTGTGTGGAAAGAAGTAAATATGAAAAGATGTTGTTAGTAGGAACCACAGATTTTAGAAGAAAGCAATGCTGTGCTTATCAGAAGCCACAAAAGAACAGCAGTCTCTGCTGGAGCAGTGCGGAGTGTACTTTTGCATAGCCTATCTGTTTAAATAGAAGGTGACTTTAAATTCATAGTAGAACCctgtatttcaaatatattcCTACTTAATCTGAATTTCAGCATGTACATTAACAAATGGGGAATGAAGCAAGACTAGTGTTGACAGAAACATAATGGGAAGAATTTTAGAGCTTTAGTAAGAATTTAGGATTTGCTGAAAGAAATCAGATGCAAAGATTGAGCATACGTCCGCAGCAAGCGTTCAGGCAATCTGAAGTAGATATGAGCACAATCATTACGTTATGcttctatatttatttatttattgatttgGGAGTGTTACGGTCTGTAATGTTCACCACAGAACTCGGTTTTTAATGGAAGCATCATGGCCATGCACGCAGGGTTGCAAATCACTGTATTTTCCCACAGggtttgaattaattttataaacTTGGATTGACATAAGATATGCTGCATATGCTGCTTTTGATATGCACATACATAGTGTTGGTGAGTATTCTGCATTTGGGATAATGGGAGAACATGACATCGAGCCTGAGCCTGGAGACACATATGgcctgttttttattttgaccATATGTATCTAGATCAAGATAGAATACTATAAGAAAGTTTAACTTTGAGccatatttagaaaaaatataacTTTGGCATTCTTGTcaataattttaatgaaagtCATGCTTCCAGTGCTACCAATGATCCTTCACGATCCTTTTAATGCcaactgtaattaaaaatagatcAGTAGCTCTAAAACTGCATTGGTTTAAGTGTctgaaggacaagaaaaagcagtgttaattttttttttttttgaggggatTCTCAAAATATGTAAGACAGATCACCTTGCTCAGTGTTGTATAGTCTGTGTCTTATTTGTGACAGTGGACAGGAGCAAGTattcatggaaagaaaaggaaaacagtgttAAGCTCTGATATGCCTTCCCATCTTCCAGGAATTGGCAATTAAGGAATTTCCTGAGAAGGAATTTGCcaagaattattattttcaatagCCACCAGTGGACCTGTTTTCTAAGAATTTGTTGAAGCCCTTTATGAACTGATTTATGCTTTTGGCCTCCATTCATGCCCTGCGTGAATGAATTTCACCATTTAATTAAATGatcttcaaaaaaatatttttgtttgtttcaaaacttCAGTTGTTTAAGGGGCACAGGTTCAGAtcctgggaagaaaaggaaatatattcTTCAAAATAGTGCAATCAGTTCAGCTTGAGTGGAGTGACCATTGCTTTGTCACGGAGTAATTTGTACGTGTTTATGTAAAGACATGTTCTACTAAACAAGTATTGGTCTTTTCAGAGGTGGAAGCTTAGTGCATGGCACTGGCAGTTCAAATGAATTTTGTTCGTAACAGATATAAATGATTGCAGGATCAGGGCCTTACATTTCCctgtataaatatttcttcatttaccAAGTTTACTATGGGCGTTAAATGGGTTGTATTTGGTACATGACAAGGATATTATTTATGATGATTTTAGCATACCAATGAATAAACTTCATATAGCACTGTATTTCTGATGACCTAGTGTACTAATGTCCAGCAGTTTATCAACcatttaaatgtcaaaaaaatcaatttaacaTATGTTCAGTACTGTAATTAGTGACTGCAACTCTAAGCAATTCTGAATTTGACAAGTACCTTCAAGGCATGCCAGAGCTCGTGGGCATCATAGGAGGCAGGTGGATACATCAAGCCAACCATGACATCTTTGAAGTGATGAGAGAGATTCTCTTTTAGGTCTGTTACCAGATCCttggcaagaaaaagaaaatgcataggCAGGATTATTTCAATAGTCATACTTTATGAAGACAgcttaaaaaaagtattagtGGTTTTCTCTGCAAGTGAATAAAGATGAACTGTTGAAGATGAATTCTGGCTAAAActaagtaagaaaaatattcttttaaatagtACCTGCTTCTTCTAATAGTATGGGTGAGATGACAATAGACACACAAGCACCTAGACCGCATAAGATTGTTGATTTTTGGTTCGTtagaatacagaagaaaatttggGGGTTTAAGTGCAACTACTAGTTAAAGGCTTGAAAACCTGAATACCATGTCAGAGCATCTGTAGCTTCCCTTGGCATACTCCCTGTGCGAATCTGTGGGAGCTAAGTACCTTTGGAAATAAAATCCCATAGAACACAGGTgatttcttgtgcttttttcagTGTTACTCACTAtgtgaataatttaaaaaatcatccATATTACTCCTAGGACATAAAAGTATCTGCTTTGGATTACTGGAAGGTTATGTACTTCAATTTATGTATATATTACATTCAAACTGAATTCACTACTTCTGACAGATGCTGGATTAATGAAAAGGAAcccccctcttcccctgcaTGTGTCTCAGTACGTGCTTGCCAGGTAGCTGAGTAATGGATGAGAGTTTCCTCCCCATGCTCCCCTTTCCCAGTAGCATCCTTCAAAACACTGAGAATGCCAAAAGATAGTTAGTTATACTATTGCCGTTTCTGATTAAGAAGATACTTGTGCagtcatttttttattttttgtgtacATCACTAGGCAGCTGTCAGATATGTTCTGACCTAAGTCTGAATTTAAAGGAGTACCAGAAATGGTTCCCGTGATGTAAACTATTCTTTTTTCGGAGCTGCATCTTTTTCAGACCTGTACTTCGGTTTTGATACATATCTGAATATAATTAAATTAGTAGCTAGAGTAGCAATGAAGGAGGACATATACACATTAAGAATTAAATTTATGATGAAGAAACGTACACAGTCTTCAGTGAATTCACATTAGATGCATTTGACAACCACTAAATCACACATGGAAtagaaattaattcattaagACATTTCACTTTTGACAACATGCCTGTGGGAAAATGGATTAATAATACAAATGGATGCTAATTAAAAATTACTCCTGCAATCAGAACTAAGGGAAGTGAAGtattgaaaaataagaaaagagagCTCTAAGTTGTCATTATTTATATTTCCTAATCATCTCTGCTATAAGAAATCCTTGAAGGCTAATTGTAAGAAGGAATCTTAAAGCTTGTCTGTGTGTCTGAATCATGTAGCCAGTTCAGGggtttatcttcttttttatatatttttccttcttacgTGTCACACTTTACATTTGTCAAATGAATGGGCATGGTGGCTACCATATTGAACAGACTGAATTGAAATTAAGAGGGTGGAGGACTGGACTGACAGGTTTACCATAGATTAAACTGAGAAGGCTAAAATTGTTATTAGCCTAGCCGTCTGTCTTTGTCCTGCAGAGTTTACCACTTACAAGCTGGGACTGCTGAATAGCACGTTTGCCCAATGCAATATATCCATTAATACAGAGTACAGCCCATGAAACGCTATTACTGATACGTGCTAAAGTATCTTCTGAAGTGTAAACTGCAGCAATTCAGGGCAAGATGCATCCCATCCTGTTTGGCAGTTCCTGCGCAAGGTAGCAAAATTTTGAGGGATAAATGAGATAAACTGAATGGAGCACTAACCAGATTAGACATTTCAGTATATCTGCTATCACAggtgagacaaaaaaaaaatcagcattccTGTTTCATCTCTGAACTAGAGTAGAGCTAATTTGTACTGACCCCTGTTTCCACATGGCAAAAGATAGAActagttggggtttttttggaaagctGTCAAGAATATCTTGATATGTCTTGCACTATAAAGTATACCTGGTGCTTAACGGAttcatttaaattaagattGTGGGTGTATATGTAAGATGTTCCATGAGTTTCAGAATCTTCTGTAGCCAATTGCTGGAATATAAAAATAGCTTGTCTTTCCCTTCTATTATTATTCATAGTTTTAGAGATtgaaattcttaaaaattacatctgacgttttctttggcttttttaattcttctagATCTTTAGGTCTGTGGCCACTGGCTTTATAGTGCTTCAGGTTGGTACTGacggagctggcagagga from Gavia stellata isolate bGavSte3 chromosome 5, bGavSte3.hap2, whole genome shotgun sequence encodes the following:
- the ANXA10 gene encoding annexin A10, which gives rise to MDAQLLGGALQGISCEKDVLIDILTQRCNSQRLMIAEAYRDMYGRDLVTDLKENLSHHFKDVMVGLMYPPASYDAHELWHALKGVDTEEKCLIDILASRSNMEIFQMKEAYLMQYNNDLQQDIDSETSGHFRDTLMNLAQGTRMEGYADPSTAAQDAMILWEACQQKTGEHKNMLQMILCNKSYQQLWMVFQEFQNISGQDIVDAINECYDGYFQELLVAIVLCVRDKPSYFAYRLYNAIHDFGFHNKTVIRILIARSEIDLMNIRQRYKERYGKSLFHDIKHFASGHYESALLAICAGDAEDY